The DNA sequence ttttgaggtcGATAGAATTTCAAAAcgttaaggggtcgtttggttcacggGTATTAGGACAAATCAACAAATTGTCAAATACGGGTATTAGGACAAATCAACAAATTGTCAAATATAACTTAATTGTGAAATAAAGAATGAGTCTTGAATTGTCAATTATAGCGTGGTTgaatgattggttggatgacaATGTAATAAAGAGTAATTACTCATTTTGTTTTCGGATTGCTTAACatgtagaatatttttatttttaatctaaaaatattataatgacaTCTCTATCAATCAAACTACATCTTCGACTAGTATCACAGTTGAGCTTCATATAAGTATCATTTATAACCTAATATTTGGAATTATTACTTGATATATGGGGTAACAAATGTTCCTAAAATATAGAcaattttttattgtgaaaggCAAACTCTTACGATATCTTCTATCATCTCAAAGTCGAGGTGAGTATTATAAATtttccaaaaattatataatcctTCTCACAAAAATTATTGAAACTATCTTagaacaaaatattattattatcttgtGAACTAATAAATTctctaaattaaatttatcaaaaattaaaaccatCTCTAAAATGGTAAATTTTCCCGGTTTCAAAAATATCTACTTTACATATTTATAGAGATTATAATTCGATATCACTgtacaaaattattaataaaaacatcACATCACCGACATAATTTGAGATCAGGTTCTTCTTCGTGGATTCATTAATGATAAACTAAACACATCATAAATTTGAGATGTCgaacattaataatatattaaaatcatgaataatattatttgtctcaaattttatttcttatatcaaatactAGTATTTTTTTAAGATGATGTGATAGATCAAGGGatttaattaaataacttaTATTAGTGTGTGTCTGACCAATAAcatattatcatcaaaaatttggAAAGGAAAcctgaaaataatttttgggcAAGTATTATTTTCctaatattactccctccgtccccctcaattgtttacattggagggggacacggagaccaagacaatatatgaaaaatgagtaaagttagatgaaaagtgggtaaagtggtgggacccatcaatatttaataataaatttgagatagtggaggaaagtagtgggtgtaataatagtttttattgttaaatatgagatagtgggggaagatagtgggtgtaatgatgggaaaaacttactatttatagtaacgtaaagaaatgagagggacatctcaaaatagtaaccgtaaagaaatgagagggacagatgaAGCATATATAAAacgtaaataatttttaattttaatatatatatatatacgaaaAGGATCAGGGGAACGTTACTCAAGCTAGATTTCTAAAACTGAATCACATTAAACCCCAGTGGTTTTAGGTCTCCATATTCACAaacttcacacacacacactcaccgGAATGGAACAACTCAACGGAGCTCCGGCCACCGGAAATCACACCAACGGTCACCACCACTACCACCAGCCCGGCGCCACCAATCACCGCCTTCGAAAACCAGGTCGAATCAGCAGACCTCAATTCAACAGCCCTAGGGTTTCGTCGGAGCCCATAGATAcacaaaataataacaataacaataatcagCAGAGTGCTTGTACTGATTTTGATTTGGCGTATTTTCAATCTTACAATCATCTCGGCATTCACGAAGAAATGATCAAGGTTTATATAATTGGTGTTTGTAATGTGCTTAAATTGCTtgttaattatgtttaattGTGATGTTCGATTGTTCGATTGTGAGCAATGTGCCTGATTAGTGGTATAATTGATACGGAATTTTTTCGGTAGTCAGCAATGTGCctaattagtgatatgtttgaTGCAGGATCGTGTTCGTACGGAAACCTATAGGAATGCAATTTTGCAGCATCAGGATTATATCAAAGACAAGGTATAGGTCTACATTCcggtttttcatttttatagtTGTAGTCGATTTAATTGATCTTTTGGTGCACTGACCACCGGGAGTAATATCAGCATAAATCGTGTAATTTATGTCATGAGTGTGCATATTGTAATGTGTTTGTTTAATGTGAAATAAGTGTGCATattgtgatgtattggaagTTTATGTTTCAGGTTGTTGTGGATGTTGGCTGTGGCACGGGGATTCTGTCTATATTTTGTGCGCAAGCTGGAGCGAGGCGGGTATgatgttttgtaatttttgtttttgtagtATTGTATTTAGGTATGCATAGAGAATTGCCTATTCTGTTGACCTTTTAGTTCTTAAAAGATTATGAAAAGAGTTAAGTTTTCAATGTCAATGTGGACTCTAAAATCTATGACGTGATAAGTAACTGGTAGCCTCTGGCCATGTTCCTTTCCATCTTTTCTGTTTGGATCATTTATGCCTATTCATCCTATGATAGTTCAATTcagctttacatgtccaaaatattttgtaataaatTAGAAGGTTAGTTTTAAGTAAATATTTGCTTTCAAGTGTATTTAGATACTCTGTGATAATCCTAGTGTGTATTGGTCAAAATCCAGTATTTTATTTTACTAGGGTGGGAAGTTTATATGAGTCCGTATAATCCTACACATATATAGGCTTGGGTGTCTTTATCacatgaatttatatttatagttagggtttaattaattcttttcaTCATTTGTGGGGATATAGTAACATCAGTCTTCATAAGGGTTGCTTATTCTGGGTCTAGTTTTGCAATTTCCCATCACTCCTGTTTGATTTTGCGGATTCTAGAGAAGTTGAGCCATTAAATCTGTTTATTGATTAGCATCCGTAGGTTCATACTTTCTTAGGttgaaaaactaaataaatatgcGATACAACCAAGCCTGCTAAACAGAAGTTACAGAGTCATAGTCTAATAGAGGAAGACAGGACCTTGGCTTATTCCTCACTCGTCAGATAGATATTAGTCATGCCGCATGTGGGGAACAACCATATCAGTATCATTCATACTTTTTATGGCTgctttatttttgtgaattaagcGGGAGTCTAGAATGTGCATTATAGGGTAATTTACATAATCTACAAGTTTCAAGTTTTGGTTTGTAACTATTTGACCTATTTTTCTCTCAATGAATTTTTGTTATCAGGTTTATGCTGTTGATGCCAGTGACATTGCGACCCAGGTAATTTGCTTTCCGTCTTTATCGGCCAAAAGAATTAGACAAACTAGTACAGTGTAATCTCTTTGGACAGTGGTCTCTGGTGTTCCATCAATATCACTGACTTGGattgttatatattattgtCACTCATTATATGTAATTTACAGAAGGATTGAACCAATAGGTATTATACACATAATTTCTAACAATAAAATGTTAATCAGATGCAGTCTCCTTGAGTTTCAATAAGAGAACAGCATGGATTGTCATTTTAAGTCTGTAGTATCgtcttatttttttgatttttctggtCCTTTGCCCCAAGGAAATCATATTTAGGACAAGCACAAATGAAGGACCATAAGTGTcctctctaaatataaataatcaattgTGAAGTGCAGAGTATCACTGGCCACTGGTATTCTggcttaaaaatttatatttatttctgaaAGAGctgtttatatattaaaatccaTTTGAGTTTGATTGTATATCAGTGAATCTCAACCCTCTGGTACTGCATTACAGATATGAAACTTTTCCTTCTGTTCAGAAGTCCTCTTTTTTCTATATTACTCTTAGTGGACATTTGAACTGATTTAATCATTTACATATGTTCTATTAGGCAAGTGAAGTTGTGAAGGCAAATAATCTATCTGAAATTGTCATTGTTTTACATGGACGCGTGGAGGTAGTCTTTTCAGAGCAAGAGATTTGTTTGTTATCCTTAAAGAAGTtccaagttttttttaataaataatcttaCAATATAGATGGTCGCATAACCCTGTTACTGCAGGATGTTGaaataaatgaagaagttgatgTAATAATTTCTGAGTGGATGGGTTATATGCTTCTGTACGAGGTAATATACCTTGTATGATTTTACAGCTCAGCAATTAACCTTAAGTTTTCAAGTtcataatttatgtattttatatatgcgGGACTCTTACACAGTTACACCACCATGCAGAGCATGCTGGGGAGTGTTATCACAGCTAGAGACCGCTGGCTGAAGCCTGGAGGTCTTATACTTCCTTCAAATGCTTCGGTATAAGTTCTTTTTCCTTGTCATATTTGTCATGTTGCAAGATGGTTTgagttttgtttttatattggCATGATACTGAAAGCAATCCATATGCATAATGAGACTTCAATTTATGATTAGTGATTGATTGCAATACTCCTGCTCCAATTTTTAGCGATGCCTGTAGTCAATCATATGTAGCTGTGTATACTTGTCACTAAATTCATgatatatgtgattttatatcCATCAGATATGTTAAATTGATCACAAAGTTATGCAAACCAAATGCTTCATCAGTCTCACTTTTTAACCATGTTTTCCCTGCAGTTGTACATTGCACCTATCACGCGCCCTGAGAGATACAGCGACACCATTGATTTTTGGCGCAATGTCTATGGAATTGATAGTGAGTTGATTATGGACTTCTTAAACATTTATTTTGGGCGTACAGTGATTTTGATATAGCATTTATGTATGTGCTGAGCACATGTTTTTATGAATTGATTATTTTTCcataatataaatatctatATAGACATTGACGTGTATGAAAAAGCTCTCATgtgtaaaaataaattaaaataaagatgGAATATAATGATTTTGGCAATAGCATATATCTATTTGCTCAAAATGTCAAACACACGTTTCATCTCAAAATAAATTGTATCCAtcacttttcaatttttttgatttgtaTCCATCATTTTCATAGTGCTTTATCATTTTGTGGGGTATATATACAGTTGTTCAGTTACATATGTAATATAGCAATGCTTCAGGCTCTCCTACGTGGTCTTTGACTTTGAAATACTTGGGCTGACATGCTGTAAAATAGTCTTTACAGTTCCATTGCCATCAATATTAGCCGTATATAAAaggtttttaaaataatatattatgatgACTGAAGTTCTCTTTTCTGATAAACCCTGTGCACTCTCTAGAATTATTGGAAATAAACTTTTTTTAACTAGCCATTGTTAGAAGGATTAAGAGATACTGAGGACATCCCATACTGGCAGTCTGGCATCCACATATAACTGTATGTCAAGgaagaaatgaaattaaaaaatatgcagTTTGATGTATGTTAAGTTCTACTGTGACCGCAGGAAAAAATGTACAAAGTTCTAAAAGCTTGAGCCTAATGAAACTGGTTCTGCTTATGTAGTAGTCATATATAACTAAGCCTCGAGCCATTATTATACTGACAAATTTTCAGTTCATTTCAAAATAGAAACTAGTATAAGCCACTCCTTGAGTCTGTAGCCTAcacattatatttgttttaaatgAGGCAGGTGCTCTAAAACCAGGCAAGGTGTGTTCGCAGATTTTGTGGTAAATTTGCTTTATGTCTTGGTCTCTGGTTATTGCTTTTGTTCTTAATTATGTTAGTGATTCTCTTTTATTTAGGTAGACTTGTAGTACACTATTCAATGTTCCTTTATGTTGTTACTTTttacttatatattttaaggGCATATACTTTTTTATGCTTCCTTTTTTAGCTCTGAGCACTTTAACCTTGGTGCTCTAGTTTTTAATATGAAACAATAATGCATGTATGATGTATCATCATCATGTATCCTTTGTTTCATTTCTGTTATAGTTTCAGTCAGAATTTTAGATATCATGTCTTCCTTGGAATGCAGTGTCTCCTATGCTGCAATTAGCAAAACAATGTGCATTTGAAGAGCCATCAGTGGAGATAATTAATGGGGAAAATGTTTTAACATGGCCACATGTGGTTAGTCCTCTCATATTTACTGGCTTAGCAGGACATGCGATGTTTCTTAAAAGTCTTACTTGCACAATATGCGAATAAACATGTTAGCTATTTAAATAAGATTTTTTGGCTAAATTACAGGTAAAGTATGTTGATTGCTATACAGTTACTAGTCAAGAGCTGGAATCTGTTACAACAAAATTCGATTTTCAGTCAATGATGCGAGGTAAAATATTACCCTTACTTGGATGTGAATGGACATACTAAGGTTCACAATCGGGCAGGTTAGTCAAGTGCTGTGACAAGCCACATTTTTGTCAACCTGAGTTTAAGGTTGATGATCAACTAGGCGCAATTCACGTTAAGACAGTCAAATGCCAGTAAATAAGTACTGTCAACTGTTTTTCAAGCCAATCTAAACTTATGCCACCTCAATGGCAGTGCAATCTtgataactgcaatttgtttctTAGTATGCAAAAAGTTCCATCATTCAGCTGTGGTGACAAATATATACTGTAATGGACAATTAGTAGAAGTGAGATTTCAATGATTTCCAATAATGTTTTAAAATAACAAGTAATATCACATGCACTTAAACACGGGCACAtattgtttctttttgttttagttttgaaGTACAGAAACAAACTACCTGCATATTTTATAAACATCTATATTAAGTACCGGGAAATTGTTTAAAAGTCTGAAGGCTAATGAACATGCAATAATCATTTTCTTGACATCTTTTAAGATGACACATGATTATGCAGACTTTAAAAATACCCCCACAGTATATAGAACTCTTGGGGTGATAAAAAGTGTCCGAAATCACCCAACTGCCCCTTCCAAACCAAAATTTACAGTTTTGTAATGGTTTGGAATGGTTATGGTTTCATTCTTCTAAAATCCGAAAAACAATGGTTTGGTTCAGTCTTGTCTTTTTTACTGCCCTTTAGAACCAAAGTTACCAAATCGATAACCAAACTGCTGTTATACACCCGAACCACCCAATTGTGTTATAATATACTATCTTTTTACTATCGAGGACccctattttaaattaataattgaaGTTTTTATGTTAATATGAATGGTGTTGTGTGCATTAACATGTTCTTCTTTATTGAATATTGCGGTTGTTTGCTGTTATTACAGAGACCAGCTTATTGTTGCCCTTTAATTTAATACCTTTTCCACTATCCCTTGTTCTAAAAAGGTGGACAACCTATAGATAAAACTACTATTAGTTGCAGGTGTTTGTATGTCTGATATTGTCAACAAGCGGATTTGATtgttagtgcattgagaaaaataatgatATTGGTATTTAATTCATTTTAGTTATTCTGATAGAGACATGCAAGATTAGCGAAAGCAAATCCATCAGTATAATAGTTTTTCTAGTATAATACTGTGATTGaagatttcatttaattttgcTTGCCGATTGGTTGCTCTTGTAACTCTCTTAagtcaaaattaaatattttggaaGTAATTATAAACTTGTTTTATAGTAATATATTGTACTCTTGTTAAGATTAAGCATTTTTATGAATAAACATTATGTAATGCAAGCACTTatcttaagatttttttttgataattatttgCAGATATATAGTTGTTTTCGCATTTCAAAACAGAAATCACCCATACCAAACCATTATAATTTGGGCTGTTTGGCTTCAGTACTAACGTCTATGGTAACAGTAACGGTTGGCCGAATTACAAAACTGAAAAGTGTAGATGGTTTTGTCCTCCAAACCGCCCAATGCTTACGCCTTATTCTCATAAAATTTTTCTGTCAATGATGTATAATTCACGTTTTTCTTCTGGTTTCCAGCTACATTTAATGGGTTTGCTTTCTGGTTCGATGTGGAATTTAGTGCCCGAGGGACATCCACTGCCAATAGTTCTTCGCTGTTACAAAATGACAACCACCCTATTGAAGGTAGTCAACGGAGAAAGCGTGCCAATCCAAGTGAAGCACTTGTTCTTTCAACTGCACCTGAGGAACCTCCAACACACTGGCGTCAAGTATGATATTTctctatatttttgttttttgtgtttCCATTGCAAAATTGCAATCAGAGACGCATGTATTACCATTCTCTCTCCCCTTACATAAATAAGAATAGCAAAATTTCAGTTGGTTTACTTGGGTAGTAGTCTGAAGGCACAATTCCTGACTTGTGGGATTTCAGTATTATCTGATGACTAGTTGATCACAGTTAAACTTGGCCATTGATATCGCGGGCCGCTGGGTTAGTTTCTCTTCCAAGTCCAGTAGTGGGTTGGAGGCAATAATGATAGTTTCCGGAAGTAGTTCTTTTAGTTGTGATGTATCCAGATTCTCAAAATTGAGTTGTCTGGTAATCACTTGTCCCATATGCAAACAAATGAAAAATTCTAATGATCTTTTGCGAAGTCTTTGATAGATTTTTATGTAGTTACTCTACTACAATTAGTTTATAAGAGGATTAATGCTTACTGTTGACTACACTCTATAGTCAACAGAACCAGGGAGTTAATTTGGTCCATACTCCATATACTATTTTGAGATTGGTGTAGCTTCATCTCCTTCGTTGTCTTCCTCTCTTGTCTTGGCATGCCATCTATCAGTTTAGTAGTTTACTATGGATATTTCAACCAGCCGCCTTTAatttttgaagcaaaacttGTTGTCATTAATGCTTGTGCTTTGTCTGGCTATATGCTTTGCAGACGATAATATACTTCTATGAACCAATTGAAGTGGAGCAAGATCAACATATTGAAGGCTCTGTAAAATTGTCGCAGAGCAGAGAAAATTGCAGATTTATGAACATCCATCTTGAATACACGTGAGTGGAAACAGGATCATTCTACAACCTTTGCACTAGAATTCATCTTTCAAGTCATCTAATATATTCTCTACTTTTCCTATTTCAGATCAGGTGGTCGATCCTTTGTGAAGGAGTCAGTATTAAGATGATTAAGCCCAAATTTTTGCACTACTTTAATTGACTCTACTTCTCGAAGATGAAAGGGGCAAATTACCATTTGTTTACATTACATTTATAGAATTTAACGCTGTTAATCTGTTGAAATTTTTTCCTGTAGGATTTTCATAGTATGGAGGACTCCTTAGTTCCCGACCATCATTGTGTCTTTGTATAAAATTACATACTCCTATTAGTGCTGTTACTTCCTTGATGACGGATAGTTGTACATAAATTTGCGTCATGTTACCTTGTACTTTCTAGCTTGCAAAGATTTATAAGTAGAAAGTCATAAGTTATACTAGCGTTAGGGTCCGGTCCATGACAAACGAATGTATTTATATTAGAACTTAACTTTCATATCCATTTTCATGCATAATTGTAGATAAAGCTATTTCTAAACAGTTGCAATAGCATTGCCAAGACCCCCCCTCCCTGCCCCAATTGACAGTTCCCAGGCATCAATAACATCCCCATTCTCCAATTCAGCTTGTTCCGGAGTTTGGTGCCCTTGAATTCTCCTTCCGTCTTTAGTGAACTGAATAGTCTTGTAATCTCCGAGATCAAAACGCTGGCAGAAACTAATCATCAGCTTCTCAAACGGCTCATCGCGCTTCAGACTGAAATAATAATCCTGGCAACCTTGTTTCTCCACCTTGACTGTTACACTGTCACGACCATCTTCCTTTTTAACTCCAGACTTGTCATCTAAACCCTTGTCTTCAGACCAAGCATCGATGACATAGCCATCGTCGAGTTGAAGCTCCTTCGGGGTATGGTAACCAACAACTCTGTCACCATCTGCATGGAACCGAAGAGCCGTGTAATCGCCTAGTTGTCGACGTTCACAATAGGCGATCATCAAGTTCTTCAAGGGCTCATCACGTTTCATAGTGTAGTAGAAATCTCGCGTGCCTTCGTTTTGTACTTTGAGTGTTATGGTCTCATTGTCTTCTTTCTTTATGTTTGTAGCTTCCATTGCTCAATCAAGTACTTGGTCAAGTTAGTTGTATGTGAGTATATATACTGCTGCTCTGATGAACTCAAACTCCTCGACTTCCTGAACGTATTCTTAACTTTAATTTAATGTAATGATT is a window from the Daucus carota subsp. sativus chromosome 8, DH1 v3.0, whole genome shotgun sequence genome containing:
- the LOC108196994 gene encoding probable protein arginine N-methyltransferase 6 gives rise to the protein MEQLNGAPATGNHTNGHHHYHQPGATNHRLRKPGRISRPQFNSPRVSSEPIDTQNNNNNNNQQSACTDFDLAYFQSYNHLGIHEEMIKDRVRTETYRNAILQHQDYIKDKVVVDVGCGTGILSIFCAQAGARRVYAVDASDIATQASEVVKANNLSEIVIVLHGRVEDVEINEEVDVIISEWMGYMLLYESMLGSVITARDRWLKPGGLILPSNASLYIAPITRPERYSDTIDFWRNVYGIDMSPMLQLAKQCAFEEPSVEIINGENVLTWPHVVKYVDCYTVTSQELESVTTKFDFQSMMRATFNGFAFWFDVEFSARGTSTANSSSLLQNDNHPIEGSQRRKRANPSEALVLSTAPEEPPTHWRQTIIYFYEPIEVEQDQHIEGSVKLSQSRENCRFMNIHLEYTSGGRSFVKESVLR
- the LOC108198510 gene encoding uncharacterized protein LOC108198510, which codes for MEATNIKKEDNETITLKVQNEGTRDFYYTMKRDEPLKNLMIAYCERRQLGDYTALRFHADGDRVVGYHTPKELQLDDGYVIDAWSEDKGLDDKSGVKKEDGRDSVTVKVEKQGCQDYYFSLKRDEPFEKLMISFCQRFDLGDYKTIQFTKDGRRIQGHQTPEQAELENGDVIDAWELSIGAGRGGLGNAIATV